A single region of the Triticum dicoccoides isolate Atlit2015 ecotype Zavitan chromosome 2B, WEW_v2.0, whole genome shotgun sequence genome encodes:
- the LOC119362558 gene encoding momilactone A synthase-like, which produces MFRAMGVVLSAARSGVARRAGSSSRFLSGPSDSRRLAGKVAVITGAASGIGKATAAEFVRNGARVVLADVQDHLGRAAAAELGGPDTACYTRCDVTDEAQVAAAVDLAVARHGRLDVMFNNAGITGGNYAGAPIESLDMADFDRVMAVNLRGVAAGIKHAARAMAPRGQGCILCTSSTAGALAGSGPHAYSVSKTAVVGMVRSAAAELAARGVRVNAISPYAIATPMGARSVREMLGLPPRGAGDEEEEEELVRRVFEEDLNEMGGGVVLRAEDVARAAVFLASDDARYITGHNLMVDGGFSVAKPLNVPAS; this is translated from the exons ATGTTCCGAGCAATGGGCGTCGTCCTCAG CGCCGCGAGGAGCGGAGTGGCCAGAAGGGCGGGAAGCTCGTCTCGCTTCCTCTCTGGGCCGTCCGATTCTCGGAGGCTGGCCGGGAAGGTGGCCGTCATCACCGGCGCGGCGAGCGGCATCGGCAAGGCGACCGCGGCGGAGTTCGTCCGGAACGGCGCCAGGGTCGTCCTCGCCGACGTCCAGGACCACCTGGGCCGCGCCGCGGCTGCCGAGCTCGGCGGCCCGGACACGGCCTGCTACACCCGCTGCGACGTGACCGACGAGGCGCAGGTGGCGGCCGCAGTGGACCTCGCGGTGGCGCGGCACGGCCGGCTCGACGTCATGTTCAACAACGCCGGGATCACGGGCGGCAACTACGCGGGCGCCCCGATCGAGTCCCTCGACATGGCCGACTTCGACCGCGTCATGGCCGTCAACCTCCGGGGCGTGGCCGCCGGCATCAAGCACGCGGCGCGCGCCATGGCCCCGCGCGGCCAGGGCTGCATCCTCTGCACGTCCAGCACCGCGGGAGCGCTGGCCGGGTCGGGCCCCCACGCGTACAGCGTCTCCAAGACGGCCGTCGTCGGCATGGTGCGGTCGGCGGCCGCGGAGCTGGCGGCGCGCGGCGTCAGGGTCAACGCCATCTCGCCGTACGCCATCGCCACGCCCATGGGCGCGCGCTCCGTGAGGGAGATGCTGGGGCTTCCGCCGCGGggtgccggcgacgaggaggaggaggaggagctggtcAGGCGGGTCTTCGAGGAGGACCTCAACGAGATGGGCGGCGGCGTGGTGCTGCGCGCGGAAGACGTCGCGAGGGCGGCGGTGTTCCTGGCGTCCGACGATGCCAGGTACATCACTGGGCATAACCTCATGGTGGACGGCGGGTTCTCCGTGGCGAAGCCGCTCAACGTGCCGGCGAGCTGA
- the LOC119362556 gene encoding probable membrane-associated 30 kDa protein, chloroplastic produces the protein MLLSVRRLPAAPSRPAAHPHISPAPPTLRLRRQHGRVAVAMARTASTAPVINSHIFSAPLTSKFRLRRQPNVKRYKCNVIRSNLFDRLTRVARSYANAVISSFEDPEKILDQAVLEMNDDLIKMRQATAQVLASQKRLENKYTAAKQADADWYRRAQLALQKGDEELAREALKRRKSYADNASSLKTQLDQQRSVVENLVSNTKLLESKIAEARQKKDTLKARAQSAKTATKVSEMLGNVNTSSALSAFEKMEEKVMTMESQAEALGQLGADDLEGKFAMLETTSVDDDLAQMRKELSGSSLKGELPQGRTATPRDRDIERELNELREKANDY, from the exons ATGCTCCTCTCGGTGCGCCGCCTGCCCGCCGCTCCATCCCGCCCAGCGGCCCACCCGCACATCTCCCCTGCGCCGCCCACCCTCCGGCTCCGGCGACAACATGGTCGAGTGGCGGTGGCGATGGCGAGGACGGCGTCAACGGCGCCTGTG ATAAATTCGCATATCTTCTCGGCCCCCCTCACGTCAAAATTCAGGCTCCGCCGCCAACCAAATGTCAAGAGATATAAGTGCAATGTCATACGGAGTAACCTCTTCGATAGATTAACCAGGGTTGCCAGG TCCTATGCAAATGCAGTTATTAGTTCATTTGAAGACCCCGAGAAGATCCTAGATCAGGCGGTTCTGGAGATGAATGATGATTTAATAAAGATGCGGCAAGCCACTGCACAG GTCTTGGCATCTCAAAAGCGGCTTGAGAACAAGTACACAGCTGCTAAACAAGCTGATGCTGACTG GTATCGGAGGGCTCAGCTTGCTCTTCAAAAGGGCGATGAGGAGCTTGCACGTGAAGCCCTGAAACGACGTAAATCATATGCT GACAATGCAAGCTCCTTAAAGACCCAGCTTGATCAGCAGAGGAGTGTTGTTGAAAATCTTGTTTCAAATACCAAG CTTCTTGAGAGCAAAATAGCAGAGGCCAGGCAGAAAAAGGATACCCTAAAAGCCCGTGCTCAATCAGCCAA AACTGCAACAAAAGTGAGTGAAATGTTGGGAAATGTGAATACAAGTAGTGCCCTGTCGGCATTTGAGAAAATGGAGGAGAAAG TTATGACGATGGAATCCCAAGCTGAGGCACTTGGTCAGTTAGGAGCAGATGATCTAGAAGGAAAG TTCGCTATGCTGGAGACTACATCGGTTGATGATGATCTTGCACAAATGAGAAAAGAACTGTCTGGGAGCTCTTTG AAAGGTGAACTTCCTCAAGGTAGAACCGCTACTCCTCGAGACAGGGATATCGAGAGGGAGTTAAATGAGCTGCGGGAGAAGGCCAACGATTATTAG